In Flavivirga abyssicola, the following are encoded in one genomic region:
- a CDS encoding response regulator transcription factor, whose protein sequence is MTKKKIVLAEDNSTLSLLLKFRLEKEGYELFMAEDGRTALDLIEKETPDLVLTDIMMPFVSGLEVISHVRLKLDSDTPIIVFSSAGQEEMVIKAFNLGANDFMGKPFSPNELIIRVKRLLN, encoded by the coding sequence ATGACTAAAAAGAAAATTGTTTTAGCAGAAGACAACTCTACACTTTCATTGTTATTGAAATTTAGATTGGAGAAAGAGGGATACGAATTATTTATGGCAGAAGACGGTAGGACAGCTCTGGATTTAATCGAAAAAGAAACACCAGATTTAGTTTTAACAGACATTATGATGCCGTTTGTTAGCGGGCTGGAGGTAATAAGTCATGTCCGCTTAAAATTAGATTCGGATACACCTATTATTGTATTCTCATCTGCTGGTCAAGAAGAAATGGTTATCAAGGCTTTTAATCTGGGAGCCAACGATTTTATGGGCAAACCATTTAGTCCTAATGAATTAATAATTAGAGTAAAAAGGCTTTTAAACTAA
- a CDS encoding glycosyltransferase family 2 protein gives MDTSTVKIILQILHYLFFGYAFAAITSYIILSVISGKETIEYLKKNSFVNYKDILSSTMSPSITIIAPAYNESLNVVENVRSLLSNHYVNYNVIIINDGSTDNSLEKLIEAYDLEKVDFIINEKIKTQSLRAGVFKSKNPAFEKLMVVDKKNGGKADALNMGLNISKSKYVACIDVDCLLLENALQKMIKPFLEETDAKVIATGGVIRIANSCIIRGGKLIDVNLPKALLVQSQILEYLRAFLLGRMAWSRLNGLLVISGAFGIFDKEIAIAVGGYDTQTVGEDMEIIVRMRRYMEEKNEKYKVSYIPDPLCWTEAPDNYKIFISQRNRWTRGTIETLKKHRKIGFNRNYGSFGMLSYPYWLIFERLAPIIETVGIIYFAILVILKEVRWEYALSFLMLAYIFSVLFSIIALYSEELTFHQYKKKGTGYKLVLLTALEPFVLHPFILYAAIKGNYDYYFNKKKKWGVMQRKGLTSS, from the coding sequence ATGGATACTAGTACAGTTAAAATAATTTTACAAATACTGCACTACCTGTTTTTTGGGTACGCATTTGCTGCAATTACCTCTTATATCATTCTATCGGTAATCTCTGGTAAAGAAACCATAGAATATCTTAAAAAAAATAGTTTTGTTAACTATAAAGACATCTTATCTTCCACTATGTCCCCCTCTATAACCATAATTGCACCAGCATATAATGAGAGTTTAAATGTTGTTGAAAATGTAAGGTCGCTATTATCCAATCATTATGTTAATTACAATGTAATTATTATTAACGATGGTAGTACAGATAACAGTTTAGAAAAACTCATTGAGGCTTACGATTTAGAGAAGGTTGATTTTATAATTAATGAAAAAATTAAAACCCAATCCTTGCGTGCTGGTGTATTTAAATCTAAAAACCCTGCCTTCGAAAAGTTGATGGTCGTCGATAAAAAAAACGGAGGGAAAGCAGATGCCTTAAACATGGGGTTAAATATTAGTAAAAGTAAGTACGTAGCCTGTATAGATGTAGACTGTTTACTGTTAGAAAATGCCCTTCAAAAAATGATTAAACCTTTTTTAGAAGAAACCGATGCTAAAGTTATCGCTACAGGAGGCGTTATTCGTATTGCTAACTCTTGTATTATTAGAGGCGGTAAATTAATTGATGTTAATCTACCCAAAGCACTTTTGGTACAATCACAAATATTAGAATATTTAAGAGCCTTTTTATTAGGCAGAATGGCATGGAGCCGATTAAACGGTTTATTAGTAATATCTGGTGCTTTTGGCATATTTGATAAAGAAATAGCTATTGCCGTGGGAGGTTACGATACTCAAACCGTGGGAGAAGACATGGAAATTATTGTACGTATGCGACGCTATATGGAAGAGAAAAATGAAAAATATAAAGTGTCTTATATTCCTGATCCGCTATGCTGGACAGAAGCTCCCGATAATTATAAAATATTTATTTCCCAACGCAATAGATGGACACGTGGCACTATAGAAACACTAAAAAAACATCGGAAAATTGGTTTCAACAGAAACTATGGTTCCTTTGGCATGCTAAGCTATCCATATTGGCTAATATTTGAACGTCTTGCTCCTATAATAGAAACTGTAGGTATTATTTATTTTGCCATTCTGGTTATTCTTAAAGAAGTACGATGGGAATACGCACTGTCATTTCTCATGCTCGCCTATATCTTTTCTGTGCTATTTTCGATAATAGCACTTTACTCTGAAGAGTTAACATTCCATCAATACAAAAAGAAAGGCACAGGTTACAAATTAGTTTTACTAACAGCACTTGAGCCCTTTGTTTTACATCCATTTATTCTATATGCAGCCATAAAAGGGAATTACGATTACTACTTTAATAAGAAAAAGAAATGGGGCGTTATGCAACGAAAAGGTCTAACCTCATCATAG
- a CDS encoding sulfatase-like hydrolase/transferase — protein sequence MTFNIEKEAINKYVYLTISLIGALWFVSLFELFAVKTSETNIFLASIYKLVNDFWSGLIIGTLLLPLFLLLNSLIKKEAIIITKVLFILFVIIQFSLVKYSLTTNLNLGVDILGYSFNDAFSTVSVSESISFTYFFPFIIFPLFFLLLYKYINNTIIKRKLIGVGILSILLLGCLKLIIPTASSKPHQNKISFLVNDIIKFQREKSKLNSSEFANRTDYPLLKSANSPKDVLSPFLTFKEDKPNIVFIVVEGLGSEFVDGNEYSGFTPYLDSLISKSLYWKNFVSTTGRSFGILPSLFGSLPYGETGFLDVTKTPSHISLISVLKANGYKTSYYSGGPSSFDRKINFLEYNGIETLVDENKYGPSFEKTKGNDGGFSWGYPDSEIFRKALTSFQIEKQPRLDIVMTLSTHEPFEFPKKEEYMAKVDKLLTSSDELESVKNQINDHKDIFGCLLYTDNAIKEFMHGYEQRPDYSNTIFIITGDHRLIPITQKDKLCRFHVPFLIYSPLLKKADTFKSVSSHWDVTPSVLNTLIKNFKFKPLDKTPWVGNGLDTTRHFRNIHKIPLMRYKGSINDFIYKDYLYSDGELFKINENFGTYKVNEEAIVKTMTDSLLAFKRMNAYVTQQNKIFPDSLNIYVTPKTEFSPEQLATINEHTKGKTYDEMLFIARDLSFKKQYEIARLLCDYILNEYPNYTDARILKGRSLAWERHYEESEKVLLNAIKRSPYYDDAYLAILDMYWWSGQDDKSVQIFNQAKKNDVLNADIPFKMAKAYQRLDHKAFAIKLMDSIIKIHPNNSDYLAFKKGLK from the coding sequence ATGACATTTAATATCGAAAAAGAAGCCATAAATAAATACGTGTATTTAACTATATCATTAATTGGTGCGTTGTGGTTTGTAAGTTTATTTGAGCTTTTTGCTGTAAAAACATCTGAAACTAATATTTTTTTAGCCTCAATTTATAAGCTTGTTAATGATTTTTGGAGTGGTTTAATTATAGGCACTTTACTACTTCCTCTTTTTTTATTATTAAACTCATTAATAAAAAAGGAAGCCATTATCATAACAAAAGTATTGTTTATTTTATTTGTAATTATTCAATTTTCACTTGTAAAATATAGCTTAACAACCAATTTAAATTTAGGAGTCGACATTTTAGGATATTCATTTAATGATGCTTTTAGCACCGTTTCAGTATCAGAATCAATTTCTTTTACTTATTTTTTTCCATTCATAATATTCCCTTTATTCTTCTTATTGTTATATAAATATATTAACAATACTATAATCAAAAGAAAGTTAATAGGCGTAGGTATTTTATCAATACTGTTATTAGGGTGCTTAAAATTAATTATCCCCACAGCATCGAGTAAACCACATCAAAATAAAATTTCTTTTTTAGTAAACGATATTATAAAATTTCAACGTGAAAAGAGCAAATTAAATAGTTCCGAATTTGCAAACAGAACTGATTACCCATTATTAAAATCAGCTAATAGTCCCAAAGATGTACTATCGCCGTTCTTAACATTTAAAGAAGATAAACCTAACATCGTATTCATTGTAGTAGAAGGATTGGGAAGCGAATTTGTAGATGGAAATGAATATAGCGGTTTTACTCCATATTTAGATTCGCTAATATCAAAATCATTGTACTGGAAAAATTTTGTAAGCACCACGGGAAGATCATTCGGGATCTTACCCTCTTTGTTTGGGTCTTTACCTTATGGTGAAACAGGTTTTTTAGATGTAACAAAAACACCTTCGCACATATCACTTATTAGCGTCCTAAAAGCAAATGGATATAAAACGTCTTATTATTCTGGAGGACCATCTAGTTTTGACCGAAAAATTAATTTTTTAGAGTATAATGGTATTGAAACCCTCGTAGACGAAAATAAATACGGCCCTTCTTTTGAAAAAACAAAAGGTAACGATGGTGGTTTTTCTTGGGGATATCCAGATAGTGAAATCTTTAGAAAAGCATTAACATCTTTTCAAATAGAAAAGCAACCACGCTTAGATATCGTTATGACACTTTCTACGCATGAGCCATTTGAATTCCCTAAAAAAGAAGAATATATGGCTAAAGTTGATAAACTATTAACATCTTCTGATGAGTTAGAATCTGTAAAAAACCAGATAAATGATCATAAAGATATTTTTGGATGCCTGCTTTATACCGATAATGCCATAAAAGAATTTATGCATGGTTACGAACAACGTCCAGATTATTCAAATACCATCTTTATCATAACTGGAGATCATAGGCTGATTCCAATCACTCAAAAAGACAAACTTTGCAGGTTTCATGTTCCTTTTTTAATATACAGTCCACTATTAAAAAAAGCCGATACATTTAAATCTGTATCATCCCATTGGGATGTAACTCCAAGTGTTTTAAACACCTTAATAAAAAACTTTAAATTCAAACCATTAGATAAAACACCTTGGGTTGGAAATGGATTAGACACTACCAGACATTTTAGGAATATTCATAAAATACCTTTAATGCGTTATAAAGGAAGCATTAATGATTTTATATACAAAGACTATTTATATTCTGATGGAGAACTATTCAAAATAAATGAAAATTTTGGAACCTATAAAGTAAATGAAGAAGCCATAGTAAAAACCATGACCGATTCTTTATTGGCCTTTAAGAGGATGAATGCTTATGTTACACAACAGAATAAAATTTTCCCAGACTCACTTAATATTTATGTAACCCCAAAAACAGAATTCTCTCCAGAGCAATTAGCTACAATTAACGAACATACCAAAGGAAAAACATACGATGAAATGCTATTTATCGCCAGAGATTTATCATTTAAAAAACAATACGAAATAGCTCGCTTACTTTGTGATTATATACTCAATGAATACCCAAATTACACAGATGCCAGAATATTAAAAGGGCGGTCCTTAGCTTGGGAAAGACACTATGAAGAATCAGAAAAAGTATTACTAAATGCTATTAAAAGATCACCTTATTATGATGATGCCTATTTAGCAATTCTGGATATGTACTGGTGGTCTGGACAGGATGATAAATCCGTACAGATATTCAACCAGGCCAAAAAGAATGATGTGTTAAATGCGGACATTCCTTTTAAAATGGCTAAAGCATATCAGCGGTTAGACCATAAAGCGTTTGCTATTAAATTAATGGACAGTATTATTAAAATTCATCCAAATAATTCTGATTATCTGGCATTTAAAAAAGGCTTAAAATAA
- a CDS encoding YaiO family outer membrane beta-barrel protein — translation MNKYMFIILMSIHFGSFGQQKVFKGDPDNAFKVARDLAFNKQRKESQDSLLLILTKYPDYHDIRSFLASTYSWDGHYKKAKEAFNYVLKKSPDRLDTWKAAIKNELWSAAPYSALEMVKKALTHFPENSEILYLKASAEDASNNPEEALATIKTILKNDSKHEKAIAYKASLTTKLSLNTIGLKASVDLYSQVFDPMQFYLIKYARATKYGSIHTKINFNRRFQSNGVQFEVDMYPRIVNGLYAYLNFGVANSFLFPDVRYGAELYKSLPKSFEASLGFRALKFSSTTTIYTGSIGWYQKNNYWAFRAYVTPGEPKASKSGTLSFRKYRRDVNNYFSVDVGAGFSPEENRFNFGGNEDAIINLQSQKFNLGYYFSSKNNHNLWGAQAGIAHQEISFNPGTYFWIYSFSLSWDLLFK, via the coding sequence ATGAACAAGTATATGTTTATCATATTAATGTCTATACATTTTGGTTCTTTTGGGCAGCAAAAAGTCTTTAAGGGAGATCCCGATAATGCTTTTAAAGTAGCAAGAGACCTCGCTTTTAACAAACAAAGAAAGGAGTCACAAGATAGTTTGCTACTCATATTAACCAAATACCCCGACTATCATGACATCCGTTCATTTTTAGCAAGCACATATTCCTGGGATGGCCATTATAAAAAAGCCAAAGAAGCGTTCAATTACGTATTAAAAAAATCGCCAGATAGATTAGATACCTGGAAAGCTGCTATTAAGAATGAATTATGGAGTGCTGCGCCATATAGTGCTTTAGAAATGGTAAAAAAAGCCTTAACGCATTTTCCTGAAAATTCAGAAATTTTATACTTAAAAGCAAGTGCAGAAGATGCTTCAAATAACCCTGAAGAAGCTCTGGCAACTATAAAAACCATTTTAAAAAACGACTCCAAACACGAAAAAGCCATCGCTTACAAAGCAAGCCTAACAACTAAATTAAGCCTAAATACTATCGGATTAAAAGCGTCAGTGGATTTATATTCACAGGTCTTTGATCCCATGCAGTTTTATTTAATAAAATATGCCCGAGCTACTAAATACGGAAGCATTCATACCAAAATTAATTTTAACAGGCGTTTTCAATCTAATGGTGTTCAGTTTGAAGTTGATATGTATCCCAGAATAGTTAACGGTTTATATGCTTATTTAAATTTTGGAGTGGCTAATTCATTTTTATTTCCAGATGTAAGGTATGGCGCAGAATTATATAAATCGTTGCCAAAAAGCTTTGAAGCTTCATTAGGTTTTAGAGCTTTAAAATTTAGTTCGACAACCACCATATACACAGGCTCTATTGGCTGGTATCAAAAAAATAATTATTGGGCATTTAGAGCTTATGTAACACCTGGCGAACCTAAAGCGAGTAAATCTGGAACGCTTAGTTTTAGAAAATACAGAAGAGATGTTAATAATTATTTTAGTGTTGATGTTGGTGCAGGTTTTTCACCCGAAGAAAACAGGTTTAATTTCGGAGGTAATGAAGATGCCATTATTAATCTGCAATCCCAAAAGTTTAATTTAGGATATTATTTTTCTTCAAAAAACAACCATAATCTTTGGGGGGCTCAGGCAGGAATAGCCCATCAGGAAATTAGCTTTAATCCAGGTACTTATTTCTGGATTTATTCGTTTTCATTATCTTGGGACTTATTATTTAAGTAA